In a genomic window of Sporosarcina trichiuri:
- a CDS encoding (Fe-S)-binding protein, which produces MSPLLIANWVLFLAIVAYGLALFTYVVKTRTQFIRLGQKEEFDNNVQRRLKEIWVNVFGQKKLLKDKKSGSIHVMFFYGFLLVQFGAIDLIWKGLKPDSHLPLGPAYPFFTFFQEIVVAVILVAVVWAFYRRYMEKLVRLKRGWKSGLVLIFIGTLMVSTLVANGMNLIWHGHDTTWTEPMASGIATVFNFLPPTAAAAIFFVAWWVHLLTLLTFLVYVPQSKHAHLIAGPVNTYMQRFDRRGKLAPLDFAALEEVEDEDEMPALGVGKITDFTQLQMIDLYACVECGRCTNMCPATGTGKMLSPMDLITKLRDNLTNYGALTTKQKPWVPSVMFNNTKGNQIALAAGLEGATMDDIYNPSLIGDVITEEEIWACTTCRNCEDQCPVMNEHVDKIIDLRRYLVMTEGKMDADAQRAMTNIERQGNPWGLNRKEKENWRDARPDLKIPTVKELKKADEDFEYLLWVGSMGAFDNRSQKIALSFAHLLNEAGVSFAILGNKEKNSGDTPRRLGNEFLFQELATANIAEFEKAGVTKIVTIDPHAFNIFKNEYPDFGFEAQVFHHTELLNKLVKKGKLQPKHAIDETITFHDSCYLGRYNDVYDAPRDILKAIPGVNLVEMKRNRQDGMCCGAGGGLMWMEEDAGHRINVARTEQAMEVTPGIISSGCPYCLTMLSDGTKAIEVEDSVGTYDIAELLERSVFGEENLQPAETEQEPVLQ; this is translated from the coding sequence ATGTCACCATTACTCATCGCCAACTGGGTGCTATTCCTGGCCATCGTGGCGTACGGCCTTGCGCTCTTCACATACGTCGTCAAAACACGGACACAATTCATCCGTCTCGGTCAGAAGGAAGAGTTCGACAACAATGTCCAGCGCCGCCTCAAAGAGATCTGGGTCAATGTGTTCGGACAGAAAAAACTATTGAAAGATAAGAAAAGCGGCTCGATCCACGTCATGTTCTTCTACGGCTTCCTGCTCGTGCAGTTCGGCGCAATCGACCTGATCTGGAAAGGGCTCAAGCCGGATTCCCACCTGCCGCTCGGCCCGGCGTATCCGTTCTTCACGTTCTTCCAGGAGATCGTCGTCGCCGTCATCCTCGTTGCAGTTGTATGGGCGTTCTACCGCCGCTACATGGAAAAGCTCGTCCGCCTGAAGCGCGGCTGGAAATCGGGTCTCGTGCTCATCTTCATCGGCACACTCATGGTTTCGACACTCGTTGCGAACGGCATGAACCTGATCTGGCACGGCCATGACACGACGTGGACGGAACCGATGGCATCAGGAATTGCAACCGTTTTCAATTTCCTGCCGCCGACTGCTGCGGCCGCCATCTTCTTCGTCGCCTGGTGGGTCCACCTGCTGACACTCCTGACGTTCCTCGTCTATGTGCCGCAGTCGAAACACGCGCACCTGATCGCCGGACCGGTCAATACGTACATGCAGCGGTTCGACCGCCGCGGGAAACTCGCACCCCTCGACTTCGCGGCTCTTGAAGAAGTGGAGGATGAAGACGAGATGCCGGCACTTGGCGTCGGCAAGATCACCGACTTCACCCAGCTGCAGATGATCGACCTGTATGCCTGCGTCGAATGCGGACGCTGTACGAATATGTGTCCCGCGACAGGGACGGGCAAGATGCTGTCCCCGATGGACCTCATCACGAAACTGCGTGACAACCTGACGAACTACGGCGCACTGACGACGAAACAGAAGCCGTGGGTGCCGTCGGTCATGTTCAACAACACGAAAGGCAACCAGATCGCACTCGCCGCAGGCCTCGAAGGCGCGACGATGGACGACATCTACAATCCGTCCCTGATCGGCGACGTCATCACGGAAGAGGAGATCTGGGCGTGCACGACTTGCCGGAACTGTGAAGACCAATGCCCGGTCATGAACGAACACGTCGACAAGATCATCGACCTCCGCCGCTACCTCGTCATGACGGAAGGGAAGATGGACGCGGACGCCCAGCGCGCGATGACCAACATCGAACGCCAGGGCAACCCGTGGGGACTGAACCGGAAAGAGAAGGAGAACTGGCGGGATGCCCGTCCGGACCTCAAGATCCCGACCGTGAAAGAACTGAAGAAAGCGGACGAAGATTTCGAATACCTGCTTTGGGTCGGCTCGATGGGCGCATTCGACAACCGCTCGCAGAAGATCGCGCTGTCATTTGCGCACCTGTTGAACGAAGCAGGCGTGTCATTCGCAATCCTCGGCAACAAAGAGAAGAACTCCGGCGACACACCGCGCCGTCTCGGGAATGAGTTTTTATTCCAGGAACTGGCGACGGCCAACATCGCGGAATTCGAGAAAGCGGGCGTCACGAAGATCGTCACGATCGATCCGCACGCCTTCAATATCTTCAAGAACGAGTATCCGGACTTCGGTTTCGAAGCCCAGGTGTTCCACCATACGGAACTTCTGAATAAGCTGGTCAAAAAAGGGAAGCTCCAGCCGAAGCACGCGATCGACGAAACGATCACGTTCCATGATTCGTGCTACCTCGGCCGCTACAACGACGTCTACGACGCACCGCGTGACATCCTGAAGGCCATCCCGGGTGTCAACCTGGTCGAGATGAAGCGGAACCGCCAGGACGGCATGTGCTGCGGCGCCGGCGGAGGGCTCATGTGGATGGAAGAGGATGCCGGCCACCGCATCAACGTCGCCCGCACCGAGCAGGCGATGGAAGTGACGCCGGGCATCATCTCATCCGGCTGTCCGTACTGCCTGACGATGCTGTCGGACGGCACGAAAGCCATCGAAGTCGAAGATTCGGTCGGCACATATGATATCGCAGAGCTGCTCGAGCGCTCGGTATTCGGGGAGGAAAACCTGCAGCCGGCAGAAACGGAACAGGAGCCGGTGCTGCAATAA
- a CDS encoding acyl-CoA dehydrogenase: MDFQFTEEQQMMRKLVKDFAKAEIEPFIPNLESDEFPTEIVRKMGELGLMGITMPEQYGGAGMDFVSYISAIHELSKMHATVGVILSVHTSVGQNPILYFGSEAQKQHYLPKMAAGEWLGAFCLTEPSAGSDAGSLKTRAVKKDGGYVLNGSKVFITNGGEANVYIVFAATDPSKGTYGISAFIVDSETPGLIVGKNEEKMGMHGSRTVQLTFEDMFVPEENRLGAEGEGFKIAMANLDVGRIGIAAQALGIAEAALEAASDYAKERVQFGKPIAANQGIGFKLADMATAAEAARLLVYRAAALRAEGKSCAKEASMAKLFASQAAMDNAIEAVQVFGGYGYTKDYPAERFFRDAKVTQIYEGTSEIQRIVISKHLTK, translated from the coding sequence ATGGATTTCCAGTTCACCGAAGAACAGCAGATGATGCGGAAACTCGTCAAGGACTTTGCCAAGGCGGAAATCGAGCCGTTCATCCCGAACCTTGAGTCGGATGAATTCCCGACGGAGATCGTTCGGAAGATGGGGGAGCTCGGCCTCATGGGCATCACGATGCCGGAACAATACGGCGGCGCCGGCATGGACTTCGTGTCCTACATAAGCGCTATCCATGAATTATCGAAAATGCATGCGACGGTCGGCGTCATCCTGTCCGTCCACACATCGGTCGGCCAGAACCCGATCCTCTACTTCGGCAGTGAAGCACAGAAACAGCACTACCTGCCGAAGATGGCAGCAGGCGAGTGGCTCGGTGCGTTCTGCCTGACGGAACCGTCCGCCGGGTCGGATGCCGGCTCGCTGAAGACGCGTGCCGTGAAAAAAGACGGCGGTTACGTGCTGAACGGCTCCAAAGTATTCATCACGAATGGCGGGGAGGCGAACGTCTACATCGTCTTCGCCGCAACCGATCCGTCGAAAGGGACGTACGGCATTTCGGCGTTCATCGTCGACAGTGAGACACCGGGTCTGATCGTCGGCAAGAACGAAGAGAAGATGGGCATGCACGGCTCGCGCACCGTCCAGCTGACGTTCGAAGACATGTTCGTGCCGGAAGAGAACCGGCTCGGCGCAGAAGGCGAAGGATTCAAGATTGCGATGGCGAACCTCGACGTCGGCCGGATCGGCATCGCCGCGCAGGCGCTCGGTATTGCGGAAGCGGCCCTCGAAGCCGCTTCCGACTATGCGAAAGAACGCGTGCAGTTCGGCAAGCCGATCGCCGCCAACCAGGGCATCGGCTTCAAGCTCGCTGACATGGCGACCGCCGCCGAAGCCGCACGCCTGCTCGTCTACCGGGCGGCCGCGCTGCGTGCTGAAGGCAAATCGTGCGCGAAAGAAGCCTCCATGGCGAAACTGTTCGCCTCGCAGGCAGCGATGGACAACGCCATCGAAGCCGTCCAGGTATTCGGCGGCTACGGCTACACGAAAGACTATCCTGCCGAGCGCTTCTTCCGCGACGCCAAAGTGACGCAGATCTACGAAGGCACGAGCGAAATCCAGCGCATCGTCATCTCCAAACACCTGACCAAGTGA
- the cobS gene encoding adenosylcobinamide-GDP ribazoletransferase: MTGLLLALQFFTSLPVRRELPMDRRTVTVMYGALPWVGALIGILMLGIHAAGAYAGFSPLLTAALMLAAGVILTGGLHLDGVADTCDAFFSYQDRKRRHEILGDPRIGAFGVLGLLVLVLLKFAVLYEWAAAHADSWGWVIIIPFLSRSAMAVYFVITEPAKETGIAHFFRSRLNSSVLAGWTAGCLGAAVVLCGRYTGTVMLPLALAAVIAGAVLLFRFWSRRHFGGVTGDLCGAFIEGMEVLLWITVLSLS; this comes from the coding sequence ATGACCGGTCTCCTGCTCGCCCTGCAGTTCTTCACGAGCCTGCCGGTGCGCCGTGAACTCCCGATGGACCGGCGGACGGTCACCGTCATGTACGGCGCCCTTCCGTGGGTCGGCGCGCTGATCGGAATCCTGATGCTCGGGATCCATGCGGCTGGAGCATATGCGGGGTTCAGCCCGCTCCTGACCGCTGCACTCATGCTTGCGGCGGGCGTCATCCTGACAGGAGGGCTCCATCTCGACGGCGTTGCGGATACGTGTGATGCGTTCTTTTCATATCAAGATCGAAAACGACGTCATGAGATCCTCGGCGATCCGCGGATCGGCGCGTTCGGGGTGCTCGGCCTGCTGGTGCTCGTACTGCTGAAGTTCGCGGTCCTGTACGAATGGGCAGCGGCCCATGCGGACAGCTGGGGCTGGGTCATCATCATCCCGTTTTTGTCCAGAAGTGCCATGGCTGTCTATTTCGTCATCACGGAACCGGCCAAGGAGACGGGCATCGCCCATTTCTTCCGGAGCCGGCTGAACAGCAGTGTGCTGGCCGGCTGGACGGCAGGCTGCCTGGGAGCGGCTGTCGTGCTGTGCGGGCGGTACACGGGGACCGTCATGCTGCCCCTCGCCCTGGCCGCGGTCATCGCCGGAGCAGTCCTGCTGTTCCGTTTTTGGAGCCGGCGGCACTTCGGCGGTGTCACGGGTGACTTGTGCGGGGCATTCATCGAAGGGATGGAGGTGCTGTTGTGGATCACGGTGTTGAGCTTGTCCTGA
- a CDS encoding 3-hydroxybutyryl-CoA dehydrogenase yields the protein MDIQNVMVIGAGQMGGGIAQVCAQAGFNVYLNDVKEESYAKGIGVIEKNLARNVEKGRMTEDEKAAVLGRLTKSLDIQDAKHVDIVIEAAVENMEVKKSIFKQLDDIAPAHAILATNTSSLPITEIAAVTKRPEQVIGMHYMNPVPVMKLVEIIRGLATSDGVYQAVEDMTKKLSKVPVEVNDFPGFVANRVLMPMINEAIFTLQEGVATKEAIDEVMKLGMNHPMGPLQLADFIGLDTCLYIMETLQEGYGDPKYRPCALLRKYVNAGWLGKKSGRGFYSYT from the coding sequence ATGGACATTCAAAACGTAATGGTGATCGGCGCAGGACAGATGGGCGGCGGCATCGCGCAAGTGTGCGCGCAGGCCGGCTTCAATGTCTACCTGAATGACGTCAAGGAAGAATCCTATGCAAAAGGGATCGGCGTCATCGAAAAGAACCTCGCCCGCAATGTGGAAAAAGGGCGTATGACCGAAGACGAAAAGGCTGCAGTCCTCGGACGACTCACAAAGTCGCTCGACATCCAGGATGCAAAGCACGTCGACATCGTCATCGAGGCGGCTGTCGAGAACATGGAGGTCAAAAAATCCATCTTCAAGCAGCTCGATGACATCGCACCGGCTCACGCGATCCTTGCGACGAACACCTCGTCGCTGCCGATCACGGAGATTGCCGCAGTCACGAAACGCCCGGAACAGGTCATCGGCATGCACTATATGAACCCCGTGCCGGTCATGAAACTCGTCGAGATCATCCGCGGCCTGGCGACATCGGACGGCGTCTACCAGGCGGTTGAGGACATGACGAAGAAACTCTCCAAAGTGCCGGTCGAAGTGAATGACTTCCCGGGATTCGTCGCAAACCGCGTCCTCATGCCGATGATCAACGAAGCGATCTTCACGCTGCAGGAAGGCGTTGCAACGAAAGAAGCGATCGACGAAGTCATGAAGCTCGGCATGAACCATCCGATGGGACCGCTCCAGCTCGCCGATTTCATCGGACTCGACACATGCCTCTACATCATGGAGACGCTGCAGGAAGGCTACGGCGATCCAAAATACCGTCCGTGCGCCCTGCTCCGCAAGTACGTTAACGCCGGCTGGCTCGGCAAAAAATCCGGACGGGGCTTCTACTCGTACACATAA
- a CDS encoding acyl-CoA dehydrogenase translates to MNFQLSEEHEMIRKMVRDFAEKDVAPTAAERDEEERFDRELFDKMAELGLTGIPWPEEYGGIGSDYLAYVIAVEELSRVCASTGVTLSAHTSLAGWPVFKYGTEEQKQKYLRPMAEGTKIGAYGLTEPGSGSDAGGMKTTAKLDGDDYVLNGSKIFITNGGIADIYIVFAVTDPESKHKGTTAFIVESDFPGFSVGKKEKKLGIRSSPTTEIIFDNCRVPKENMLGEEGQGFIIAMKTLDGGRNGIAAQAVGIAQGALDAATDYAKERVQFGKPIAANQGIGFKLADMATATEASRLLTYQAAWLESNNLPYGKASAMAKLMAGDTAMKVTTEAVQVYGGYGYTKDYPVERFMRDAKITQIYEGTQEVQRLVISRMLTK, encoded by the coding sequence ATGAATTTCCAACTGTCCGAAGAGCATGAAATGATCCGCAAGATGGTCCGCGATTTCGCGGAGAAGGACGTCGCGCCGACTGCGGCCGAACGTGACGAGGAAGAACGCTTCGACCGGGAGCTGTTCGACAAGATGGCGGAACTCGGCCTGACGGGGATCCCATGGCCCGAGGAATACGGCGGCATCGGCAGCGACTACCTTGCATATGTCATCGCAGTCGAGGAACTGTCCCGTGTCTGTGCATCGACAGGCGTGACACTTTCCGCGCACACGTCACTCGCCGGCTGGCCGGTGTTCAAATACGGAACGGAAGAGCAGAAGCAGAAATACCTGCGTCCTATGGCGGAAGGAACGAAAATCGGGGCATACGGTCTCACGGAACCGGGCTCAGGCTCGGACGCAGGCGGCATGAAGACGACGGCGAAGCTCGACGGGGATGACTATGTCCTGAACGGCTCGAAGATCTTCATCACAAACGGCGGCATCGCGGATATCTACATCGTTTTCGCGGTCACCGATCCGGAATCGAAGCACAAAGGCACGACGGCGTTCATCGTCGAAAGCGACTTCCCGGGCTTCTCGGTCGGCAAGAAAGAGAAGAAACTCGGCATCCGCTCATCACCGACTACCGAAATCATCTTCGACAACTGCCGGGTGCCGAAAGAGAACATGCTCGGTGAAGAGGGCCAGGGCTTCATCATCGCCATGAAAACGCTCGACGGCGGCCGGAACGGCATCGCTGCACAGGCGGTCGGCATCGCACAGGGCGCACTCGATGCGGCGACGGATTACGCGAAAGAGCGCGTCCAGTTCGGCAAGCCGATCGCAGCCAACCAGGGCATCGGCTTTAAGCTCGCCGACATGGCGACAGCGACGGAAGCATCACGCCTGCTGACGTACCAAGCGGCTTGGCTTGAATCGAACAATCTGCCATACGGCAAAGCGTCTGCCATGGCGAAACTGATGGCCGGCGACACGGCGATGAAAGTGACGACGGAAGCGGTCCAGGTGTACGGCGGCTACGGCTATACGAAAGATTATCCGGTCGAGCGCTTCATGCGTGATGCGAAAATCACCCAGATCTACGAAGGAACCCAGGAAGTGCAGCGGCTCGTCATCTCCCGTATGCTGACGAAGTAA
- a CDS encoding acetyl-CoA C-acetyltransferase, translating to MAKTVLIDGARTPFGKMGGALMSKTASDLGGIAIEEALKRAGVAPDQVDEVIMGTVLQGGQGQIPSRQAAVKGGIPWNVKTETVNKVCASGMRSVTLADQLIRLGDEEVIVAGGMESMSNAPYYLPNARFGLRMGDAQLIDGMIYDGLSDSFAPGHAHMGTFGNKTADEFSVTRERQDEWALRSHERAVKAMEDGIFAEEIISVEIPQRKGDAVVASQDEAPRKETSLDVLAKLRPAFGKDGSVTAGNAPGVNDGACAMVLMSDERAEREGKEVLATVIGHAEVAIEPENFPQTPGLVINEILKKTGKSADEIDLFEINEAFAVVALASSDIAKLDPEKVNVHGGAVALGHPIGASGARIILTLAYELKRRGGGIGIAAICSGGGQGDAIMIEVPKQG from the coding sequence ATGGCAAAAACAGTACTCATTGACGGCGCACGCACACCTTTCGGAAAAATGGGGGGCGCGCTCATGTCGAAGACGGCGAGCGACCTCGGGGGCATCGCGATCGAAGAAGCGTTGAAACGGGCGGGCGTCGCACCCGACCAGGTCGATGAAGTCATCATGGGAACGGTCCTGCAGGGGGGGCAGGGGCAGATCCCTTCACGTCAGGCAGCGGTGAAAGGCGGTATTCCGTGGAACGTCAAGACGGAGACGGTCAACAAAGTATGTGCATCCGGCATGCGCAGCGTCACCCTCGCCGACCAGCTCATCCGGCTCGGTGACGAGGAAGTGATCGTCGCAGGCGGCATGGAGTCGATGTCGAACGCGCCGTATTACTTGCCGAACGCACGCTTCGGTCTCCGTATGGGGGATGCCCAGCTGATCGACGGCATGATCTACGACGGCCTGTCGGATTCATTCGCACCGGGTCATGCGCACATGGGGACATTCGGCAACAAGACCGCCGACGAATTCAGCGTGACGCGCGAGCGCCAGGACGAATGGGCGCTCCGCAGCCACGAACGTGCGGTGAAAGCGATGGAGGACGGCATCTTCGCGGAAGAGATCATCTCCGTCGAGATCCCGCAGCGGAAAGGCGATGCGGTCGTCGCGAGCCAGGACGAAGCGCCGCGGAAAGAGACGTCGCTCGACGTGCTCGCGAAGCTGCGCCCGGCATTCGGCAAGGACGGTTCTGTCACCGCGGGGAACGCACCGGGCGTCAACGACGGCGCCTGTGCGATGGTTCTCATGAGTGACGAGCGGGCGGAACGTGAAGGGAAAGAAGTGCTCGCAACCGTCATCGGCCACGCAGAAGTCGCCATCGAACCCGAGAACTTCCCGCAGACACCGGGCCTCGTCATCAATGAAATCCTGAAAAAGACCGGCAAATCGGCTGATGAGATCGACCTGTTCGAGATCAACGAAGCGTTCGCAGTTGTTGCACTCGCAAGCTCTGACATTGCAAAACTTGACCCCGAGAAAGTGAACGTCCACGGCGGCGCGGTCGCCCTCGGCCACCCGATCGGCGCAAGCGGGGCACGCATCATCCTGACGCTCGCCTACGAACTGAAACGCCGCGGCGGCGGCATCGGCATCGCGGCGATCTGCTCCGGCGGCGGCCAGGGCGACGCCATCATGATCGAAGTGCCGAAGCAGGGGTGA
- a CDS encoding alpha-ribazole-5-phosphate synthase, with protein sequence MTGLRNALEIGGLIITTDNSGGIGQKREDLVAVPDRMTARFAARVCLLEQWAADAEPEAVLLHNFSGEASWEPYCEGIRDVFDEIGKPIPPISGSSETNMALRQSALAVTFIGRKTDGSPTDSGDWFTYGTPLSGNAVLEQSEEIASLAKLNEARRQQLTGRIWPAGSGGLLAELQQAAPGAVPVDTPVDLYTSAGPATAVLLQIPAARQQAAHRHFGTQLRFLAPG encoded by the coding sequence GTGACCGGGCTGCGGAATGCGCTCGAGATCGGCGGTCTCATCATCACGACCGACAACTCCGGCGGCATCGGGCAGAAGCGGGAGGATCTCGTCGCTGTGCCGGACCGCATGACGGCGCGGTTCGCAGCCCGCGTCTGCCTGCTCGAACAGTGGGCGGCGGATGCGGAACCGGAAGCCGTCCTGCTGCACAATTTCAGCGGGGAGGCCAGCTGGGAGCCTTATTGCGAAGGGATCCGGGACGTTTTCGATGAAATCGGGAAACCAATCCCGCCGATCAGCGGCAGCAGCGAGACGAACATGGCGCTCCGCCAGTCGGCGCTCGCCGTGACGTTCATCGGGCGGAAGACGGACGGCTCTCCGACTGATTCAGGCGACTGGTTCACCTATGGTACCCCGCTCTCCGGCAATGCCGTATTGGAACAATCGGAGGAGATCGCATCGCTCGCCAAACTGAATGAGGCACGGAGGCAGCAGCTGACCGGACGCATCTGGCCCGCCGGCTCGGGCGGACTCCTCGCTGAACTGCAGCAGGCTGCGCCCGGCGCGGTCCCGGTTGACACTCCCGTCGACCTGTATACCTCTGCTGGGCCGGCGACCGCCGTCCTCCTGCAGATCCCTGCAGCCCGGCAGCAAGCTGCACACCGCCACTTCGGCACCCAGCTGCGGTTCCTCGCTCCTGGCTGA
- a CDS encoding histidine phosphatase family protein — MDHGVELVLIRHLPTDGNGRKAYVGWSDEPIRPAVTGPADEQLQTVYGSDLLRARQTAELLYPGARYVPDSRFRECNFGEFEGKTYAQLENNTAYRRWVDDPLQVSPPDGESLLQMERRVADAFRSLPAGARAVTHGGPIRLLLARFAPEERGFWEWDVPHGSRHRLYWASAAAWKEGRRCTSYSAELPMENGDM, encoded by the coding sequence GTGGATCACGGTGTTGAGCTTGTCCTGATCCGGCATCTGCCGACGGACGGCAATGGACGGAAGGCCTACGTCGGCTGGTCCGACGAACCGATCCGCCCGGCGGTAACCGGCCCGGCGGACGAACAGCTGCAGACCGTGTACGGCAGCGATCTGCTGCGTGCGCGGCAGACGGCGGAACTGCTGTATCCCGGAGCCCGCTACGTGCCGGACAGCCGGTTCCGCGAATGCAATTTCGGGGAATTTGAAGGGAAAACGTATGCGCAGCTTGAAAACAATACAGCATACCGGCGCTGGGTGGATGATCCGCTGCAGGTTTCCCCGCCGGACGGGGAATCGCTGCTGCAGATGGAAAGACGGGTGGCTGACGCGTTCCGCTCACTTCCGGCGGGCGCCCGGGCCGTCACGCACGGCGGGCCGATCCGGCTGCTGCTGGCCCGTTTCGCACCGGAGGAACGGGGCTTCTGGGAGTGGGATGTCCCGCACGGAAGCCGCCACCGCCTGTACTGGGCGTCGGCCGCTGCTTGGAAGGAGGGACGGCGATGCACGTCATACTCGGCGGAGTTGCCAATGGAAAACGGAGATATGTGA
- a CDS encoding bifunctional adenosylcobinamide kinase/adenosylcobinamide-phosphate guanylyltransferase, protein MHVILGGVANGKRRYVRGLLGERAVWLGEEGPFDLTSAAGIPADRPLVLCEPGQWMAGHLADEERAAGELLSFVKDRNVTVIMTDIGRGIVPADPQERALRDACGRLSQRLAHEAESVTRIWFGIPQKLK, encoded by the coding sequence ATGCACGTCATACTCGGCGGAGTTGCCAATGGAAAACGGAGATATGTGAGGGGACTGCTCGGAGAACGGGCTGTCTGGCTCGGTGAAGAAGGCCCGTTCGATCTGACGTCGGCCGCCGGGATTCCGGCAGACCGGCCGCTCGTCCTGTGCGAGCCCGGGCAATGGATGGCCGGGCACCTTGCGGATGAAGAGCGGGCAGCCGGAGAACTGCTGTCGTTCGTCAAGGACCGCAACGTCACCGTCATCATGACGGACATCGGGCGCGGCATCGTGCCGGCGGATCCGCAGGAACGCGCGCTCCGGGATGCGTGCGGCCGGCTCAGCCAGCGTCTCGCACACGAAGCGGAATCCGTGACCCGGATCTGGTTCGGCATCCCGCAAAAACTGAAATAG
- a CDS encoding TetR/AcrR family transcriptional regulator produces MELKHEVKSSVKDGDLIAKRREQIVEGAVRLFKEKGFHRSTTREIAKAAGFSIGTLYEYIRTKEDVLYLVCDMIYDQVQHRLSGIADEEPTIGGLRRAIDAYCRLVDDLNDEFVVMYQESKSLPPKALDYVLEKERAMTALFESLVRDCADAGELRIPERAIPLAAHHIVIQAQMWAFRRWTVQRMYSLDEYIEYQTEQLLNGLVKPEAAD; encoded by the coding sequence ATGGAACTGAAACACGAAGTGAAGTCCTCGGTGAAGGATGGCGATCTGATCGCGAAGCGGCGTGAGCAGATCGTCGAGGGCGCCGTCCGGCTGTTCAAGGAAAAAGGCTTCCACCGGTCGACGACACGCGAGATCGCCAAAGCGGCCGGGTTCAGTATCGGCACACTGTACGAGTACATCCGGACGAAAGAAGACGTCCTGTACCTCGTCTGCGACATGATCTACGACCAAGTGCAACACAGGCTGTCCGGCATCGCCGACGAAGAGCCGACCATCGGCGGGCTGAGACGGGCGATCGATGCGTACTGCCGGCTCGTCGACGACTTGAATGACGAATTCGTCGTCATGTATCAGGAATCGAAGTCGCTGCCGCCGAAAGCGCTCGACTACGTGCTCGAGAAGGAGCGTGCAATGACGGCGCTGTTCGAGTCGCTCGTCCGTGACTGCGCCGACGCTGGCGAACTCCGGATCCCGGAGCGCGCCATCCCGCTTGCGGCGCATCACATCGTCATCCAGGCGCAGATGTGGGCGTTCCGCAGATGGACGGTGCAGCGCATGTACTCACTTGATGAATATATCGAATACCAGACGGAACAGCTGCTGAACGGGCTCGTCAAACCGGAAGCGGCGGATTGA
- a CDS encoding cob(I)yrinic acid a,c-diamide adenosyltransferase gives MKLYTKTGDKGQTSLIGGRVDKDSLRVEAYGTIDELNSFIGQAMAELDQTACRDIFDDLEAVQNELFDGGGDLANVMKERHYKLSDEPIGVLEQRIDELMEEAPPLEKFILPGGSKAAAALHVCRTVTRRAERVTVTLMKQEEDVPGTVQRYLNRLSDYLFVAARIVNKRADVQDNEYVRSAKVFRTEDKKKAKDGE, from the coding sequence ATGAAACTGTATACGAAAACAGGTGACAAAGGGCAGACGAGCCTGATCGGCGGCCGTGTCGACAAAGACAGCCTCCGGGTGGAAGCGTACGGAACGATCGATGAACTGAATTCATTCATCGGCCAGGCGATGGCGGAACTCGACCAGACGGCATGCCGGGATATCTTCGACGATCTCGAAGCCGTCCAGAACGAACTGTTCGACGGCGGCGGTGACCTTGCGAACGTCATGAAAGAGCGGCATTATAAGCTGTCTGATGAGCCGATCGGGGTGCTCGAGCAGCGGATCGATGAACTGATGGAAGAAGCGCCGCCGCTCGAGAAGTTCATCCTGCCGGGCGGATCGAAGGCAGCCGCGGCCCTGCACGTATGCCGGACGGTCACACGTCGGGCGGAACGCGTCACCGTGACGCTCATGAAACAGGAAGAGGATGTACCGGGCACCGTGCAGCGCTATTTGAACCGCCTCTCCGATTACCTGTTCGTCGCAGCGCGCATCGTCAACAAACGGGCCGATGTGCAGGACAACGAATACGTCCGCAGTGCGAAAGTGTTCCGCACCGAGGACAAGAAGAAAGCGAAAGACGGCGAGTGA